The window CACTTGCTTGTCATGATATATATATGTCGCAAATATAGATAGTATTTTTTATATTTGCAAGTGATTTCAATGAAAAGAAAGCTAAGGTCTTTGTATTGCTGAAAGAGATAGATATAAGATGGATAAGGAAGTGATGGCAATAGCGTATGTAATGTAAAGAGGAATTAGATAAAGAAAGTTGAATATAACCTGAAAGAAAGACTAAAGTCTGAAAGAAAAGTTGAAATATAGCTTATAAAAAAGCATTTTTATCCGTTAAAACTTTGTTATGTCATTTTTTAAGCCTATCTTTGCAGAAAATAAAAGGATTAAGACGTTTAAGGATATGGGATTCCGGCATTCAGTGAGATTGATGTTGGAATTCTATCTTTTTTATGTCTATTGAAAAACGATTAATTTTAAAATAAGATATTATGGCTTATATGTCACAGGAAGGTTACGACAAACTCGTAGCCGATTTGCAGTATTTAGAATCTGTTGAACGTCCCAAGGCATCTGCTGCTATTGCCGAAGCTGCCGATAAGGGTGACTTGAGTGAGAATTCTGAGTATGATGCTGCTAAGGAGGCACAGCGTCATCTGGAAGCACGTATTGCTGAATTGAAGATGACCGTGGCACAAGCAAAGATTGTTGATGTGTCACGTTTGAGCACTGATGCCGTACAGATTATGTCTACTGTTGAGATGACAAACGTAAAGACAAATGCTAAGATGAAGTATACGATTGTTAGTGAGACAGAGGCTAACCTGAAGCAGAATAAGATTTCAATCAAGACTCCTATTGCACAGGGCTTGTTGAATAAGAAAGTGGGCGATGAGGTTGAAATCACTATCCCTCGTGGTACTATCACTCTGCGCATTGACAAGATCTCAATTGATGCATAACAATAAACAAGGAGGTTTGTATGACAATATTCAGTAAGATTTCAGCGGGTGAGATTCCAAGCTACAAGTGTGCAGAGAACGAACAGTTCTATGCTTTTCTCGACATTGATCCTGTAACAAAGGGACACACACTTGTCATTCCTCGTAAGGAGGTTGACTACATCTTTGATATGGAAGATGAGGAACTTGCTGCCTTTGAGGTTTTTGCAAAGAAGGTTGCACGTGCAATAAAGACAGTCTTTCCATGTAAGAAGGTGGCTCAGGTCGTCTTAGGATTAGAGGTTAATCATGCACATATCCACCTCTTACCAATGAACAGTGAGGCTGATGTTGATTTCAAGCATCACGTACAGGTTGAGGCTGAGGAGCAGAAGGAGATTGCTGCAAAGATTTTCAAGGCTTTCCAGGAATTGGATTAAGTGATAGCTGCTGACACAGAAAACGAACAGAGCGGAGATATTATCATAAGGTATATATCTCCGTTTTTGCTTATAAAGAATCTCTATGAAGGAAACGAAAGATGATAATTGGTCAGATTGGTTGATTAATGACAAGCTCCGCTGGGAGAGATTTGGCTTGTTTGGTTGGAAAGAGCGTATAAGCATGCGGACTGGGATTGTATTGGGTAGTCTTTTGTTCATTGCTATCCTT is drawn from Prevotella melaninogenica and contains these coding sequences:
- the greA gene encoding transcription elongation factor GreA; protein product: MAYMSQEGYDKLVADLQYLESVERPKASAAIAEAADKGDLSENSEYDAAKEAQRHLEARIAELKMTVAQAKIVDVSRLSTDAVQIMSTVEMTNVKTNAKMKYTIVSETEANLKQNKISIKTPIAQGLLNKKVGDEVEITIPRGTITLRIDKISIDA
- a CDS encoding HIT family protein; the encoded protein is MTIFSKISAGEIPSYKCAENEQFYAFLDIDPVTKGHTLVIPRKEVDYIFDMEDEELAAFEVFAKKVARAIKTVFPCKKVAQVVLGLEVNHAHIHLLPMNSEADVDFKHHVQVEAEEQKEIAAKIFKAFQELD